A stretch of Polypterus senegalus isolate Bchr_013 chromosome 3, ASM1683550v1, whole genome shotgun sequence DNA encodes these proteins:
- the alkal2b gene encoding ALK and LTK ligand 2, with the protein MSRPKSPFILGLVLIICTAGHCKETTGPMEHKLLNLIMNSVSQVKSTPTQDGTSAGPFLKSQTFTVPSKDLPERKSFTDRKVEIFPRDLRSKDKFLKHLTGPLYFSPKCSKQFHRIYHNTRDCNMPAYYKRCARLLTRLAVSPMCMDG; encoded by the exons ATGAGCAGACCGAAGTCTCCTTTCATTCTGGGACTGGTTTTGATAATCTGCACGGCGGGACATTGCAAAGAGACCACTGGGCCGATGGAACATAAACTGTTGAACTTGATCATGAATAGCGTGAGCCAGGTGAAGAGTACCCCTACGCAAGACGGCACTAGCGCTGGACCCTTCTTGAAAAGTCAAACTTTTACTGTTCCATCTAAGGATTTACCAGAACGCAAGTCCTTCACAGATCGGAAAGTTG AAATATTTCCTAGAGATCTGAGATCAAAAGacaagtttttaaaacatttgacaG GTCCTCTTTACTTTAGTCCAAAGTGCAGTAAACAGTTTCACAGGATTTATCACAATACAAGGGACTGCAATATGCCAGCAT ATTACAAAAGGTGTGCCAGACTTCTTACAAGATTAGCAGTCAGCCCAATGTGCATGGATGGgtag